In a single window of the Micromonospora sp. WMMD1155 genome:
- a CDS encoding MmpS family transport accessory protein: MVLVVLVCGCLCAAGFLLDGTGSEPVAEEPWGVPDDGWAAPTTSAPIPGRPSSAPRIPSPASPTPSKQPITRPTSGPAPVTVVYEVTGSGEADIAYYDAESDLMHVDGATLPWRTTIRTNGKTRVMVEATGPDINNATPIDCTVTITGVGKPVVIKEQGYYAISCTPE; this comes from the coding sequence GTGGTGCTGGTCGTGCTCGTCTGTGGCTGCCTATGCGCGGCCGGTTTCCTGCTCGACGGGACCGGCTCGGAGCCGGTCGCCGAGGAGCCGTGGGGCGTTCCCGACGACGGTTGGGCAGCACCCACCACGAGCGCGCCCATCCCCGGGCGACCCAGCTCCGCGCCCCGGATCCCCAGCCCCGCGTCCCCGACCCCGAGCAAGCAGCCGATCACCCGGCCGACGTCGGGGCCGGCCCCGGTGACAGTGGTCTACGAGGTCACCGGATCGGGCGAGGCCGACATCGCGTACTACGACGCCGAGAGCGATCTCATGCATGTCGACGGCGCGACGTTGCCGTGGCGCACCACCATCCGGACCAACGGCAAGACCAGGGTGATGGTGGAGGCCACCGGGCCCGACATCAACAACGCCACGCCGATCGACTGCACCGTCACGATCACCGGCGTCGGAAAGCCGGTGGTCATCAAGGAACAGGGGTATTACGCCATCTCCTGCACGCCGGAGTGA